Within the Plasmodium relictum strain SGS1 genome assembly, contig: PRELSG_99_v1_29, whole genome shotgun sequence genome, the region gtaGAGTTTCCTCTATatgttctttattaatatgaTTGTTTAAAATGTCGCAAAAGAATCTTAATATTCAGTTAATATACCATTGTTAttctataattatttaataacgAATTTTAATAACCAcctataatattttttttgttgttcttttttttttatctcataaaataaaaggatAGCAAGTGTTAAAGATAATATGTAAAATAACAGGATAACCCAATTATGTAAATCTAAATGTGTGGTACTTAAAGTAATTATCAATAATACCAATATACAAAATATCaggaaaattataaaatatgcGGCAATTGTTTCATATTTATCTTTGaatattagaaaatttttagGAGATAtcccttttttatttttctcgtTTGCTTTTATCTCTTTTCCTAGTTCCACATCTGTaatatctattttatttacttctTCTACTTTTGtgtgattttttttattttctagtTTTACATATGAACTGTTCTCAaccttatttattttattatctaatttaaaattttctccTTTTACCATTTGTTCACAGTGTTCTAATCCTTCGTTTACTTCACTTATTGTATTATTACCTTCTATTAATGATCCTTTAGCTCCTAAACATAATATGatttttaagtt harbors:
- a CDS encoding fam-h protein gives rise to the protein MNSKSNAILNFNAYRGYCSNVHKDFVIADISTLKVYDKRQKKYILIFFIKFFIYILLIWILQCFNNWYSSRSGNYKNNLKIILCLGAKGSLIEGNNTISEVNEGLEHCEQMVKGENFKLDNKINKVENSSYVKLENKKNHTKVEEVNKIDITDVELGKEIKANEKNKKGISPKNFLIFKDKYETIAAYFIIFLIFCILVLLIITLSTTHLDLHNWVILLFYILSLTLAILLFYEIKKKEQQKKYYRWLLKFVIK